From Pagrus major chromosome 18, Pma_NU_1.0, a single genomic window includes:
- the LOC141012847 gene encoding protein RD3, with product MKMFPWSAVFSLEPKVPGQRSSEELVTNTLMLELGAMVKRTERIRLERATEGRRRRRSSSSTADYSWLANTPTPQPFELTPNDLLELQDLCVKIPPAQCGPLIVRFRRLVSQMEPEVHEVPRLFRSVLNDFMEESNSNEEVQETFEKQQRSKSLSFDTFRTKFRTGQLFRGSSMRGSRGNLQQELDWSDEEDGEAEEEAIKARARKGRSRSMPEISPMEQSASA from the exons ATGAAG ATGTTTCCTTGGTCCGCTGTCTTCTCCCTTGAGCCCAAAGTGCCGGGCCAACGCAGCAGTGAGGAACTGGTTACCAACACTCTGATGCTGGAGTTGGGGGCCATGGTGAAACGCACAGAACGCATCCGTTTGGAGCGGGCCACAGAGGGTCGTCGCCGCCGTCGCAGCTCCTCCTCTACAGCTGATTACAGCTGGCTGGCCAACACCCCGACCCCACAACCCTTCGAGCTGACACCCAACGacctgctggagctgcaggaCCTCTGTGTCAAGATCCCTCCTGCACAATGTGGCCCTTTAATCGTCag GTTCAGGAGGTTGGTGTCACAGATGGAGCCTGAGGTTCACGAGGTCCCCCGACTGTTTCGCTCTGTGCTAAACGACTTCATGGAGGAGAGTAATTCAAACGAAGAAGTGCAGGAGACTTTTGAGAAGCAGCAGCGCAGCAAAAGCCTCTCTTTCGACACTTTCCGCACCAAGTTCCGCACAGGTCAGCTCTTCAGGGGCAGCAGCATGAGAGGCTCCAGGGGTAATCTGCAGCAGGAGCTGGACTGGTCTGACGAGGAGGATGGAGAAGCGGAGGAGGAGGCCATCAAGGCCAGGGCGAGGAAGGGAAGGAGCAGGAGCATGCCAGAGATCAGCCCTATGGAGCAGAGTGCCAGTGCatga
- the stx5a gene encoding syntaxin-5a isoform X2, with protein sequence MTCRDRTLEFQSACKSLQGRPNGVQPSKPALSALRQRSDFTVMAKRIGKDLSNTFAKLEKLTILAKRKSLFDDKAVEIEELTYIIKQDINSLNKQIAQLQDLVRSRGAPGGRHIQTHSNTIVVSLQSKLASMSNDFKSVLEVRTENLKQQRSRREQFSQPPVSQSPLMANNFKSSVLMQDESRSHGDVAINMDSPTNPLQLQLIDEQDSYIQSRADTMQNIESTIVELGSIFQQLAHMVKEQEETIQRIDANVEDTQLNVEAAHTEILKYFQSVSSNRWLMIKIFLVLVVFFIIFVVFFA encoded by the exons ATGACGTGCCGTGACCGGACCCTCGAGTTCCAGTCAGCCTGTAAATCTCTCCAGGGCAGACCG AATGGAGTCCAGCCCAGTAAACCAGCGCTCAGCGCCCTCAGGCAGCGCAGTGACTTCACGGTTATGGCCAA GAGAATTGGAAAAGACTTGAGCAATACGTTTGCCAAACTGGAAAAGCTCACGATTT tggcaaaaagaaaatctctATTTGACGACAAGGCAGTGGAGATCGAGGAGCTAACATACATCATTAAACAA GACATCAACAGTCTAAACAAACAGATAGCACAGCTGCAGGACTTGGTGAGGTCCCGCGGAGCTCCGGGTGGCCGACACATCCAAACCCACTCCAACACTATAGTGGTGTCATTACAG TCCAAACTGGCTTCAATGTCCAATGACTTTAAGTCAGTCCTAGAAGTCAGAACGGAG AACCTGAAGCAGCAGCGCAGCAGGAGAGAGCAGTTCTCCCAGCCCCCCGTCTCACAATCTCCTCTGATGGCCAACAACTTCA AGAGCTCAGTCCTGATGCAGGATGAGTCCAGGAGTCACGGGGACGTAGCAATCAATATGGACTCTCCGACCAACCCCCTGCAGCTCCAGCTTATTGATGAGCAG GACTCATACATCCAGAGCCGTGCAGACACTATGCAGAATATTGAGAGCACCATCGTCGAACTGGGCTCTATATTCCAGCAGCTGGCACACATGGTCAAAGAGCAGGAAGAGACCATTCAGAG GATCGACGCTAACGTGGAGGACACCCAGCTGAACGTGGAGGCCGCCCACACGGAGATCCTCAAATACTTCCAGTCAGTCTCCTCCAACCGCTGGCTGATGATCAAGATCTTTCTGGTCCTCGTcgtcttcttcatcatctttgtCGTCTTCTTCGCTTAA
- the stx5a gene encoding syntaxin-5a isoform X1, translating to MTCRDRTLEFQSACKSLQGRPNGVQPSKPALSALRQRSDFTVMAKRIGKDLSNTFAKLEKLTILAKRKSLFDDKAVEIEELTYIIKQDINSLNKQIAQLQDLVRSRGAPGGRHIQTHSNTIVVSLQSKLASMSNDFKSVLEVRTENLKQQRSRREQFSQPPVSQSPLMANNFRSRKKGAQEPHAGREPRYDYQGNTTSNLKESSVLMQDESRSHGDVAINMDSPTNPLQLQLIDEQDSYIQSRADTMQNIESTIVELGSIFQQLAHMVKEQEETIQRIDANVEDTQLNVEAAHTEILKYFQSVSSNRWLMIKIFLVLVVFFIIFVVFFA from the exons ATGACGTGCCGTGACCGGACCCTCGAGTTCCAGTCAGCCTGTAAATCTCTCCAGGGCAGACCG AATGGAGTCCAGCCCAGTAAACCAGCGCTCAGCGCCCTCAGGCAGCGCAGTGACTTCACGGTTATGGCCAA GAGAATTGGAAAAGACTTGAGCAATACGTTTGCCAAACTGGAAAAGCTCACGATTT tggcaaaaagaaaatctctATTTGACGACAAGGCAGTGGAGATCGAGGAGCTAACATACATCATTAAACAA GACATCAACAGTCTAAACAAACAGATAGCACAGCTGCAGGACTTGGTGAGGTCCCGCGGAGCTCCGGGTGGCCGACACATCCAAACCCACTCCAACACTATAGTGGTGTCATTACAG TCCAAACTGGCTTCAATGTCCAATGACTTTAAGTCAGTCCTAGAAGTCAGAACGGAG AACCTGAAGCAGCAGCGCAGCAGGAGAGAGCAGTTCTCCCAGCCCCCCGTCTCACAATCTCCTCTGATGGCCAACAACTTCA ggAGCCGCAAAAAAGGGGCCCAGGAGCCGCATGCAGGTCGTGAGCCGCGCTATGACTACCAGGGCAATACAACCTCAAATTTAAAAG AGAGCTCAGTCCTGATGCAGGATGAGTCCAGGAGTCACGGGGACGTAGCAATCAATATGGACTCTCCGACCAACCCCCTGCAGCTCCAGCTTATTGATGAGCAG GACTCATACATCCAGAGCCGTGCAGACACTATGCAGAATATTGAGAGCACCATCGTCGAACTGGGCTCTATATTCCAGCAGCTGGCACACATGGTCAAAGAGCAGGAAGAGACCATTCAGAG GATCGACGCTAACGTGGAGGACACCCAGCTGAACGTGGAGGCCGCCCACACGGAGATCCTCAAATACTTCCAGTCAGTCTCCTCCAACCGCTGGCTGATGATCAAGATCTTTCTGGTCCTCGTcgtcttcttcatcatctttgtCGTCTTCTTCGCTTAA